A stretch of Dyella sp. BiH032 DNA encodes these proteins:
- a CDS encoding RHS repeat-associated core domain-containing protein encodes MIGGLISTRDLDGTMLARILKGLCIVLLMLLPCLTAQAGKVTYVYTDPQGTSLAEADGSGTIIATFDYKPYGTQSSGSLVAGPGYAGHVNEPEIGLVYMQERYYDPALGRFLSVDSLGFVDNFNRFSYAGNNPIKNFDPDGADCAGNGDSGDDCHDGGKSDQQPPPLPSPQNQSQPAGAITLAPVIVGTNSTVTPIIVRGAWMTVGRALAAAGPYALAVTLYVADANSVHDSIYGRQGCYGAVYCGGPIVVSSKPLKIPVPKLSGKEGSKDAPSWAKGQRPYVGESGKEFADRLFGDRYGRPPSASDKGAGGEWSQIKKWGDRSFKDP; translated from the coding sequence ATGATAGGCGGCCTGATTTCAACCCGTGATCTGGACGGAACTATGCTGGCCAGAATACTGAAGGGCTTATGCATCGTCTTATTGATGCTGCTTCCGTGTCTTACAGCACAGGCAGGCAAGGTAACGTACGTTTATACCGATCCGCAGGGAACGTCGTTGGCTGAGGCAGATGGTAGCGGAACTATCATCGCTACATTCGATTACAAGCCTTACGGGACACAGTCATCCGGATCTCTGGTTGCTGGGCCTGGCTATGCCGGTCACGTGAACGAACCGGAGATCGGACTTGTTTATATGCAAGAACGATACTATGACCCTGCATTAGGGCGCTTTTTAAGCGTCGATTCTCTGGGGTTTGTCGATAATTTCAATCGTTTTTCCTATGCTGGAAATAACCCTATAAAAAATTTCGATCCGGACGGCGCTGATTGTGCAGGTAATGGGGATAGCGGAGACGATTGCCATGATGGCGGTAAGAGCGATCAGCAGCCACCGCCACTTCCGTCGCCTCAGAATCAAAGCCAGCCAGCAGGGGCTATTACATTGGCTCCGGTAATTGTCGGTACCAATTCGACCGTAACTCCCATTATTGTTAGAGGAGCATGGATGACCGTCGGTCGTGCATTAGCGGCTGCCGGCCCTTATGCTCTTGCCGTGACGCTGTATGTCGCAGATGCAAACTCTGTACACGACTCTATTTATGGCAGGCAAGGATGCTATGGGGCGGTCTACTGTGGAGGGCCAATCGTAGTAAGCTCCAAGCCGTTAAAAATACCGGTACCCAAGTTGAGCGGCAAAGAAGGGTCAAAAGACGCTCCGAGCTGGGCAAAAGGTCAGCGTCCTTATGTCGGTGAAAGTGGCAAGGAATTTGCCGACCGCCTATTCGGAGATAGGTATGGAAGGCCGCCGTCGGCGTCAGACAAAGGTGCTGGTGGCGAATGGTCTCAGATTAAAAAGTGGGGAGATAGAAGTTTTAAGGACCCATGA
- a CDS encoding GGDEF domain-containing protein has translation MGALALSGNAAAVIADPAAFLAQAEGLQRKDHPRFVEMLRQIQHEAPTLSPRESWHLRYLDAWEVMFQGDYVRSEKLLREVIGHSGDDILTLRASSLLLMNLGLNQRYEEAFALANQLTGELPRIKDAATRYSVLMNLSQVLDYAGQTDLAIKYARMMDDTIPPGDNRCLPLNLQIAALYNGKRLTSSSPELRQGIDACTEARQAVATNSIRLVLGSLYLDEHQPAKAMALLDQIAPSIRLNRYYQHMLSAQTERAQAHAMLGNDSEARKAALAALAMGHPGEISEWLMVAYEVLYQIEKRQGHSAAALAYHEQYAAQDKGYLNDVSARTLAYEMAQQHLHVQRLETEALSKQNRILRLQQALNTKAVEAGRLYIAMLLLVIVSIALWLFRIKRSQLRFKRLSCIDGLTGTSNHQHFIGEAERALRLMERKQGTACLISIDLDHFKQINDTHGHAMGDAALKRTVSVCKQLLRPSDLFGRLGGEEFGILLLDRTREQGALVAERLRQAIESTPVMDADCTVPLSASIGVASTAASGYSLQRLCRDADAALYRAKRSGRNRVVADGDIEANARVA, from the coding sequence GTGGGCGCGCTCGCGCTATCCGGAAACGCCGCTGCGGTCATCGCCGACCCGGCGGCGTTTCTCGCTCAGGCCGAAGGCCTGCAGCGGAAAGACCATCCGCGCTTCGTCGAAATGCTCAGGCAGATCCAGCATGAAGCGCCGACACTGTCGCCGCGCGAATCCTGGCACCTGCGCTACCTGGACGCCTGGGAAGTCATGTTCCAGGGCGACTACGTGCGCTCGGAGAAGCTGCTGCGAGAGGTGATTGGCCATTCCGGGGACGACATCCTGACGCTCCGCGCGTCCTCGCTGCTCCTCATGAACCTGGGGCTCAATCAGCGCTACGAAGAAGCCTTCGCGCTGGCCAACCAGCTGACCGGCGAACTGCCGCGCATCAAGGACGCCGCGACCCGCTACTCAGTGCTGATGAATCTCTCCCAGGTGCTGGACTATGCGGGCCAGACGGACCTCGCCATCAAGTACGCGCGCATGATGGACGACACCATCCCGCCCGGCGACAACCGCTGCCTGCCGCTGAACCTGCAGATCGCCGCGCTCTACAACGGCAAGCGCCTGACCTCCTCCAGTCCGGAACTGCGGCAGGGCATCGACGCCTGCACCGAGGCGCGGCAGGCGGTCGCCACCAACAGCATCCGGCTCGTGCTCGGCAGCCTCTATCTCGACGAGCACCAGCCCGCCAAGGCCATGGCCCTGCTCGACCAGATCGCGCCGAGCATCCGGTTGAATCGCTACTACCAGCACATGCTGTCGGCGCAGACCGAGCGCGCGCAGGCCCACGCCATGCTCGGCAACGACAGCGAAGCACGCAAAGCCGCGCTCGCCGCTCTCGCCATGGGCCATCCCGGCGAGATCAGCGAATGGCTGATGGTCGCCTACGAAGTGCTGTACCAGATTGAAAAACGGCAAGGCCACAGCGCAGCCGCGCTGGCCTACCACGAACAGTACGCCGCACAGGACAAGGGTTACCTCAACGACGTCAGCGCGCGCACGCTAGCGTACGAAATGGCCCAGCAGCACCTGCACGTGCAGCGGCTCGAAACCGAGGCGCTCAGCAAGCAAAACCGCATCCTGCGATTGCAGCAGGCTTTGAATACCAAGGCCGTCGAGGCCGGCCGGCTTTATATCGCCATGCTACTGCTGGTGATTGTGTCGATCGCACTGTGGCTGTTCCGCATCAAGCGGTCGCAGCTGCGCTTCAAGAGGCTGTCGTGCATCGACGGCCTTACCGGCACCTCCAACCACCAGCATTTCATCGGCGAGGCCGAACGCGCGCTACGGTTGATGGAACGAAAGCAAGGCACGGCCTGCCTGATTTCCATCGACCTGGACCATTTCAAGCAGATCAACGACACCCACGGTCACGCGATGGGCGACGCCGCGCTGAAACGCACGGTGTCGGTATGCAAGCAGCTGCTGCGGCCGAGCGACCTGTTCGGCCGGCTTGGCGGCGAGGAGTTCGGCATCCTGCTGCTCGACCGCACGCGCGAGCAGGGCGCACTCGTCGCCGAACGCCTGCGGCAGGCGATCGAATCGACGCCCGTCATGGACGCCGATTGCACCGTCCCGTTGTCGGCCAGCATCGGCGTCGCCTCGACGGCCGCTTCCGGCTACAGCTTGCAGCGCCTGTGCCGCGACGCGGACGCGGCGCTGTACCGCGCCAAGCGCAGCGGACGCAATCGCGTCGTCGCCGACGGCGACATCGAGGCGAACGCCAGGGTCGCGTGA
- a CDS encoding AraC family transcriptional regulator: MDAPLSPSIPHDLASELLLGMRLVGVQYRRIEVAPPFGLAFGEAPERAQFHFVARGPVFLRSPNGAMHRLDTGTAALLPRGGTHQLRSTPEPAQPCQDVAALRGTDLCPTVHAVRSCPLGDEGALIFSGCMEFDLGGMQALVGVMPEVMLVDTLLDRYPELRAMLDAMERESRAPRAGSAGILARLADVVSAFIVRGWVECGCGEATGWVEALRDPRLGKVLVALHRDPGRHWTVAELAAQMGSSRSVFAERFLAVTGMTPLRYLTELRMRLAAQWIARDQEPIEAVAYKLGYGSLAAFSRAFKRVVGRPPGAVRGRAAE, encoded by the coding sequence ATGGACGCACCGCTTTCTCCGTCCATCCCCCACGACCTGGCCAGCGAGCTGCTGCTGGGCATGCGCCTGGTGGGCGTGCAGTACCGGCGCATCGAAGTGGCGCCGCCGTTCGGGCTGGCCTTCGGCGAAGCGCCGGAGCGCGCGCAGTTCCATTTCGTGGCGCGCGGACCGGTGTTCCTGCGCAGCCCGAACGGCGCCATGCATCGCCTGGACACCGGCACCGCCGCGTTGCTGCCGCGCGGTGGCACGCATCAACTGCGGTCGACGCCGGAGCCCGCGCAGCCCTGCCAGGACGTGGCCGCGCTGCGCGGCACCGACCTTTGCCCCACGGTCCACGCCGTCCGGTCCTGCCCGCTCGGCGACGAAGGCGCGCTCATCTTCAGCGGCTGCATGGAGTTCGACCTGGGCGGCATGCAGGCGCTGGTCGGGGTGATGCCCGAAGTCATGCTGGTCGACACCCTGCTGGACCGCTATCCGGAACTGCGCGCGATGCTCGACGCCATGGAGCGCGAATCGCGCGCGCCGCGCGCCGGCTCGGCCGGCATCCTCGCGCGCCTGGCCGACGTGGTCTCCGCCTTCATCGTGCGCGGCTGGGTGGAATGCGGCTGCGGCGAAGCCACCGGCTGGGTGGAGGCACTGCGCGATCCGCGCCTGGGCAAGGTACTGGTGGCGCTGCATCGCGACCCCGGACGCCACTGGACCGTGGCCGAGCTGGCCGCGCAGATGGGCAGCTCGCGCTCGGTCTTCGCCGAACGTTTCCTCGCCGTCACCGGCATGACGCCGCTGCGCTATCTCACGGAGCTGCGCATGCGCCTGGCCGCGCAATGGATCGCGCGCGACCAGGAGCCGATCGAAGCCGTGGCTTACAAGCTGGGCTATGGTTCGCTGGCCGCGTTCAGCCGCGCCTTCAAGCGCGTGGTGGGCCGGCCGCCCGGCGCGGTGCGCGGGCGCGCGGCGGAGTAA
- a CDS encoding SAM-dependent methyltransferase: MTLGSHLTPLARSHIQQADVVFAGLSDGVVELWLQRMHPDVRSLQPYYREGKSRMKTYREWVELMMAEVRAGKRVCGVFYGHPGIFAWSPHKAIEVARAEGFDAHMEPGISAEDCLYADLGIDPGSFGCQHFEASQLLFYERRIDTAGYVVLWQVGIVGNRSLGRFDAGPKYRALLVELLSRDYPLDHEVIVYRGATLPIEKPRIRRLTLGELADAPLTAEETVLLPPAQPLKLNTAMRQRLEALDKESALA; this comes from the coding sequence ATGACCCTGGGCTCGCACCTCACGCCGCTGGCGCGCAGCCATATCCAGCAGGCGGACGTAGTGTTCGCGGGCCTCTCGGACGGCGTGGTCGAGCTCTGGCTGCAGCGCATGCATCCGGACGTGCGCAGCCTTCAGCCCTACTACCGCGAGGGCAAGTCGCGCATGAAGACCTACCGGGAATGGGTCGAGCTGATGATGGCCGAGGTGCGCGCCGGCAAGCGCGTGTGCGGCGTCTTCTACGGACACCCGGGCATCTTCGCGTGGTCGCCGCACAAGGCGATCGAGGTGGCGCGCGCGGAAGGCTTCGATGCGCACATGGAACCAGGCATTTCCGCGGAGGACTGCCTCTATGCGGACCTGGGGATCGACCCGGGCAGCTTCGGGTGCCAGCACTTCGAGGCGAGCCAGCTGCTGTTCTACGAGCGCAGGATCGACACCGCAGGCTACGTCGTCCTGTGGCAGGTCGGCATCGTCGGCAACCGCTCGCTGGGCCGCTTCGACGCGGGCCCGAAGTACCGCGCGCTGCTGGTGGAACTCCTGAGCCGCGACTATCCGCTCGACCACGAAGTCATCGTTTATCGCGGCGCGACGTTGCCGATCGAGAAGCCACGCATCCGCCGCCTCACGCTCGGCGAACTGGCCGACGCGCCGCTGACCGCCGAAGAGACCGTGCTGCTGCCGCCGGCGCAGCCGCTGAAGCTCAACACGGCCATGCGGCAACGACTCGAAGCGCTGGACAAGGAAAGCGCCCTGGCATGA
- a CDS encoding TonB-dependent receptor, which yields MRSLHPLARAIAAAIGSLALAGTAFAGDVPAAPAQAAQDGTATPAAATTLTKITVAANRYDASQLQMDAVNTVNVLSADDLKYTAVHNVAEALGLLPGVNVFNTGQSYFGGIDGASRGEGMFTSVRGLNAEYNVNLINGVNVAQGMAYSRGVQLSLLPPSGLQTIVLNKTSTADMDGDAIGGTIDFRTPTAFDFSAPMSGSITASGRMESRARDYGDNGLGGGLAGEFQTKFGQEKQFGIYASAYYDKRNYVNSEAAAASSALNDGAWEFARTTASGDNAPGFDPVRNLLSTGMNIGTSSGDTKRYGGNVSLDWKVDDTLTAYARATYGYAKTAQNTTYLQIIPANVKYIPVGSTGFYEPMIGRIATRFWYETNPEKADLATFQVGGDKTLGGWTLSPSLFYSFGDNDRPDHVEISARNDQYSSANFPYGASTVMSYGADNLPYPMLTPAMNAQLNSVATMYARRAGQLTKSYSGQEKGGLKFDARYDFDDGGPLRSVQMGVKYSDAHREFTNRDWTTAKFTDGRSFGSLGLIDGGYSSVFPGVYDYNVPTIDQGALKRLIASHVTDGNLDTCSDLYINNWNCNTQRARETVSAAYAMANFKWGDLEVIPGLRFEHTDIRNTFWVTPRDAAGKEQVGYFARNYTHYDEPLPSLFVNHRDGDNAVYRGSIWSSYTRPAFVQLGGGSQVSMSADGLTTITEGNPNLKPIKSLNLDLSGEWSNQHGGHAMAALFYKKLSNYIYESGSNPVNAGTADAGSIQYVRPQNGGDGKVYGVEAAVRQKFQDMPAPFDGFGVGLNATRQWTSVDLGMDGFRHQRIQNAPELMGNAELFYEKNGFSVNLSYHYAGSYVSTYDYFGQNAAWDNLWIRPVTRVDLHAGYAFPHGFQVDLSISNLTKNYTYWSHVGRNSLAISDVVDSGMTTLLTAKYSF from the coding sequence ATGCGTTCCCTACATCCCCTGGCCCGTGCCATCGCGGCGGCCATCGGCAGTCTCGCCCTGGCCGGCACGGCCTTCGCCGGCGACGTTCCTGCTGCGCCCGCCCAGGCGGCGCAGGACGGTACCGCCACGCCAGCGGCTGCCACCACGCTGACCAAGATCACCGTGGCCGCCAACCGCTACGACGCCAGCCAACTGCAGATGGACGCGGTCAACACGGTCAACGTGTTGTCGGCGGATGATCTGAAGTACACCGCCGTACACAACGTGGCCGAGGCACTGGGCCTGTTGCCTGGCGTCAACGTGTTCAACACCGGGCAGTCGTATTTCGGCGGCATCGACGGCGCCTCGCGCGGCGAAGGCATGTTCACCTCGGTGCGCGGCCTCAACGCCGAATACAACGTCAACCTGATCAACGGCGTGAACGTGGCGCAGGGCATGGCCTACAGCCGCGGCGTGCAGCTGAGCTTGCTGCCTCCCTCCGGCCTGCAGACCATCGTGCTCAACAAGACCTCTACCGCTGACATGGACGGCGACGCGATCGGCGGCACCATCGATTTCCGCACGCCCACCGCCTTCGACTTCAGCGCGCCGATGAGCGGCAGCATCACCGCCAGCGGCCGCATGGAAAGCCGCGCGCGCGACTACGGCGACAACGGCCTGGGCGGCGGCCTGGCCGGCGAGTTCCAGACCAAGTTCGGCCAGGAAAAGCAGTTCGGTATCTACGCGAGCGCGTATTATGACAAGCGCAACTACGTGAACAGCGAAGCGGCCGCCGCCTCGTCCGCACTGAACGACGGTGCGTGGGAGTTCGCCCGCACCACCGCCTCCGGCGACAACGCACCTGGCTTCGACCCCGTACGCAACCTGCTCAGCACCGGCATGAACATCGGCACCTCGTCCGGCGACACCAAGCGCTACGGCGGCAACGTCTCGCTGGACTGGAAGGTGGATGACACCCTTACCGCCTACGCGCGTGCCACCTACGGCTACGCCAAGACAGCGCAGAACACCACCTACCTGCAGATCATCCCGGCGAACGTCAAATACATACCGGTGGGCAGCACCGGCTTCTACGAGCCGATGATCGGCCGCATTGCCACCCGTTTCTGGTACGAGACCAACCCGGAGAAGGCCGACCTGGCCACCTTCCAGGTCGGCGGCGACAAGACGCTCGGTGGCTGGACCCTGTCGCCCAGCCTGTTCTACAGCTTTGGCGACAACGACCGTCCGGACCACGTCGAGATCTCCGCGCGCAACGACCAGTACAGCTCCGCCAACTTTCCTTACGGCGCCAGCACGGTCATGAGTTACGGCGCCGACAACCTGCCCTACCCGATGCTGACACCGGCGATGAACGCGCAGCTCAACAGCGTCGCCACGATGTACGCGCGCCGCGCGGGCCAGTTGACCAAGTCGTACAGCGGCCAGGAAAAGGGCGGCCTGAAGTTCGATGCCCGCTACGACTTCGACGACGGCGGCCCGCTACGCTCGGTGCAGATGGGCGTGAAGTACAGCGACGCCCACCGCGAGTTCACCAACCGCGACTGGACCACGGCCAAGTTCACCGACGGCCGCAGCTTCGGCTCGCTGGGCCTGATCGACGGCGGCTACTCGTCGGTATTCCCCGGCGTCTACGACTACAACGTGCCCACCATCGACCAGGGCGCGCTCAAGCGCCTGATCGCCTCGCACGTCACCGACGGCAATCTGGACACCTGCAGCGACCTGTACATCAACAACTGGAACTGCAACACCCAGCGCGCCCGCGAGACGGTGAGCGCTGCCTACGCCATGGCCAACTTCAAGTGGGGCGACCTGGAAGTGATCCCTGGCCTGCGCTTCGAGCACACCGACATCCGCAACACCTTCTGGGTGACGCCGCGCGATGCCGCCGGCAAGGAACAGGTGGGCTACTTCGCGCGCAACTACACCCATTACGACGAACCGCTGCCCAGTCTCTTCGTCAACCACCGCGACGGCGACAACGCGGTGTACCGCGGCTCGATCTGGAGCAGCTACACCCGTCCGGCCTTCGTGCAGCTCGGCGGCGGCTCGCAGGTGAGCATGTCGGCCGATGGCCTGACCACGATCACCGAAGGCAACCCCAACCTCAAGCCGATTAAGTCGCTCAACCTCGACCTTTCCGGCGAGTGGAGCAACCAGCACGGCGGCCACGCGATGGCGGCGCTGTTCTACAAGAAGCTCTCCAACTACATCTACGAATCCGGCAGCAACCCGGTCAACGCGGGCACCGCCGACGCAGGCTCGATCCAGTACGTGCGTCCGCAGAACGGCGGCGACGGCAAGGTGTATGGCGTGGAAGCCGCCGTGCGGCAGAAATTCCAGGACATGCCTGCGCCGTTCGACGGCTTCGGCGTGGGCCTCAATGCCACGCGCCAGTGGACGAGCGTGGACCTCGGCATGGACGGCTTCCGCCACCAGCGCATCCAGAACGCGCCGGAGTTGATGGGCAATGCGGAACTGTTCTACGAAAAGAACGGCTTCTCGGTGAACCTCAGCTACCACTACGCCGGCTCGTACGTCTCCACCTACGACTACTTCGGCCAGAACGCCGCGTGGGACAACCTGTGGATCCGCCCAGTGACGCGCGTGGACCTGCACGCCGGCTACGCCTTCCCGCACGGCTTCCAGGTCGACTTGTCGATCTCCAACCTGACGAAGAATTACACGTACTGGTCGCACGTGGGCCGCAACAGCCTGGCGATCTCCGACGTGGTGGATTCGGGCATGACGACGTTGCTGACGGCGAAGTATTCGTTCTGA
- a CDS encoding glycoside hydrolase family 3 C-terminal domain-containing protein: protein MKRKAGNALRCAIVFGLATWMGTALAQQAPAAHPWSDAKLSPDKRADLLLAQLTQDEKFHLIRSYYAGPRKPEDKPVPPGYIGSAGYIPALDRVGIPAIQESDAGLGVATSDRMRPGDYATPLPAGPVTAASWDPKIAFRGGAMIGGEAHAKGFNVLLAGGINLMREPRNGRNFEYAGEDPLLAGTIVGEAIRGIESQHVVSTIKHYALNDQETGRTTISAQIGEQAMRESDLLAFELAIERGKPGSVMCSYNKINGDWACENDYLLNQVLKRDWKYPGFVMSDWGGVHSAAKAVNAGLDQESAGEIFDKEIYFDAPLKTALAKGEVKQARIDDMVKRILRSFFAAGVFEHPAKKAPIDEKANLAVARETLEAGAVLLRNENGLLPLDATKLESIAVIGAHADKGVLAGGGSSLVSAKGGNAVPGLKPTDWPGPIMYHPYAPLKALQAMAPKANVQFASGDDVAAAAALAAKSKVAVVFVQKWAGEAFDAPDLSLPDGQDALVAAVAKANPHTIVVLENGSPVAMPWLNQVGAVLEVWYPGGDAGTGIANLLSGKVNPSGRLPISWPRDVAQLPRPDLPAAAGGTPPDTVDYAIEGANVGYRWYQMKGIQPLFPFGYGLSYTTFEHGPLKVDAKGDKVTATVTVANTGKRAGADVAQVYVQVPGAKAKRLAGFAKVFLKPGEKREVSIPLERKLLADFDVAKRGWVVRGGEYVVVEGSSSETVGAPINVTLSASTL, encoded by the coding sequence ATGAAACGCAAAGCCGGCAACGCACTGCGGTGCGCGATCGTGTTCGGACTGGCCACCTGGATGGGCACAGCGCTGGCCCAGCAGGCGCCGGCGGCGCATCCATGGAGCGATGCGAAGCTCTCGCCCGACAAGCGCGCCGATCTGCTGCTGGCGCAGCTCACGCAGGACGAGAAGTTCCACCTCATCCGCAGCTACTACGCCGGCCCGCGCAAGCCGGAAGACAAGCCGGTGCCGCCGGGCTACATCGGTTCGGCCGGCTACATCCCGGCGCTCGATCGCGTCGGCATTCCCGCCATCCAGGAAAGCGACGCCGGCCTGGGCGTGGCCACCTCCGACCGCATGCGCCCCGGCGACTACGCCACGCCGCTGCCGGCCGGGCCCGTCACCGCGGCGAGCTGGGACCCGAAAATCGCCTTCCGCGGCGGCGCCATGATCGGCGGCGAGGCGCATGCGAAAGGCTTCAACGTGCTGCTGGCCGGCGGCATCAACCTGATGCGCGAACCGCGCAACGGCCGCAACTTCGAATACGCCGGCGAAGACCCGCTGCTGGCCGGCACCATCGTCGGCGAAGCCATCCGCGGCATCGAAAGCCAGCACGTCGTCTCCACCATCAAGCACTACGCGCTCAACGACCAGGAAACCGGCCGCACCACCATCAGCGCACAGATCGGCGAGCAGGCCATGCGCGAATCCGATCTGCTGGCCTTCGAGCTGGCGATCGAGCGCGGCAAGCCTGGCTCGGTGATGTGCTCGTACAACAAGATCAATGGCGACTGGGCCTGCGAGAACGACTACCTGCTCAACCAGGTGCTCAAGCGCGACTGGAAGTATCCCGGCTTCGTGATGTCCGACTGGGGCGGCGTACACAGCGCGGCGAAAGCGGTGAACGCAGGGCTGGACCAGGAATCGGCCGGCGAGATCTTCGACAAGGAGATCTACTTCGATGCGCCGCTGAAGACCGCGCTCGCCAAGGGCGAGGTGAAGCAGGCGCGCATCGACGACATGGTCAAGCGCATCCTGCGCAGTTTCTTTGCCGCGGGCGTGTTCGAGCATCCGGCAAAGAAGGCGCCGATTGACGAGAAAGCCAACCTCGCCGTGGCGCGCGAAACGCTGGAAGCCGGTGCGGTGCTTCTGCGCAACGAGAACGGCCTGTTGCCGCTCGATGCGACGAAGCTCGAATCCATCGCGGTGATCGGCGCGCACGCGGATAAGGGCGTGCTGGCCGGCGGCGGTTCCTCGCTCGTCAGTGCAAAGGGCGGCAACGCCGTGCCGGGCCTGAAGCCGACCGATTGGCCGGGCCCGATCATGTATCACCCCTATGCGCCGCTGAAGGCATTGCAGGCGATGGCGCCCAAGGCGAACGTGCAGTTCGCCAGCGGCGATGACGTCGCCGCCGCCGCGGCGCTCGCGGCGAAGTCGAAGGTCGCCGTGGTGTTCGTGCAGAAGTGGGCCGGTGAAGCGTTCGACGCGCCGGACTTGTCACTGCCGGATGGCCAGGACGCACTCGTCGCCGCGGTAGCCAAAGCCAATCCGCACACCATCGTCGTGCTGGAGAACGGCAGCCCCGTCGCCATGCCCTGGCTCAATCAGGTGGGCGCCGTGCTGGAAGTCTGGTACCCCGGCGGCGACGCCGGCACGGGCATCGCCAACCTCCTCTCCGGCAAGGTCAACCCTTCCGGCCGCCTGCCCATCAGCTGGCCGCGCGACGTCGCGCAACTCCCGCGCCCCGACCTCCCCGCCGCCGCGGGCGGCACGCCGCCGGACACGGTGGACTATGCGATCGAAGGCGCGAATGTCGGCTATCGCTGGTACCAGATGAAAGGCATCCAGCCGCTGTTCCCCTTCGGCTACGGCCTCTCGTACACCACCTTCGAGCACGGCCCGCTCAAGGTCGACGCGAAGGGCGACAAGGTGACGGCCACGGTAACCGTGGCCAACACCGGCAAGCGCGCCGGCGCGGATGTGGCACAGGTGTATGTGCAGGTGCCGGGCGCGAAGGCGAAGCGTCTCGCGGGTTTCGCGAAGGTGTTCCTCAAGCCGGGTGAGAAGCGGGAGGTGAGCATTCCGTTGGAGCGGAAGTTGTTGGCGGACTTCGACGTGGCGAAGCGTGGGTGGGTGGTGCGTGGGGGCGAGTACGTGGTGGTCGAGGGTTCGTCGTCGGAGACGGTTGGGGCGCCGATCAACGTGACGCTTTCGGCCTCCACGCTTTAA
- a CDS encoding glutamine amidotransferase, whose amino-acid sequence MTRTALAIRHVAFEDLGLLAPLLAERGYDVRYAEAGVDAIGAADVTAVDLLVVLGGPIGVYERERYPFLVEEQAAIAARLAARRPTLGICLGAQLMAQALGAEVAPTGRAEIGFGPLSLTDDGRASVLQAIGDVPVLHWHGDQFAIPAGAQRLAQTPGFPNQAFALGRHALGLQFHLEVEAPRLERWLIGHAHELAAHRIDPATIRRDAALHGDALTRAARAVFEAWLDGCEAGE is encoded by the coding sequence ATGACCCGCACTGCCCTGGCGATCCGCCACGTCGCTTTCGAAGACCTCGGCCTGCTCGCGCCGCTGCTGGCCGAGCGCGGCTACGACGTCCGTTATGCGGAAGCCGGTGTCGATGCCATCGGCGCGGCGGACGTCACCGCGGTCGATCTCCTCGTGGTCCTGGGCGGGCCCATCGGTGTCTACGAGAGAGAGCGCTATCCCTTCCTGGTCGAGGAACAGGCCGCCATCGCCGCGCGGCTAGCAGCACGCCGGCCCACGCTGGGCATCTGCCTGGGCGCGCAACTGATGGCGCAGGCGCTCGGCGCCGAGGTGGCGCCGACCGGCCGGGCGGAGATCGGCTTCGGCCCGCTGTCGCTCACTGACGACGGGCGTGCGTCCGTACTCCAGGCGATTGGCGATGTGCCGGTGCTGCACTGGCATGGCGATCAGTTCGCGATTCCCGCCGGCGCGCAACGCCTGGCGCAGACGCCGGGCTTTCCCAACCAAGCCTTTGCCCTCGGACGCCACGCGCTCGGCCTGCAGTTCCATCTGGAAGTGGAAGCGCCGCGGCTGGAGCGCTGGCTGATCGGCCATGCGCACGAGTTGGCGGCGCATCGTATCGATCCCGCCACCATCCGCCGGGATGCCGCATTACATGGCGACGCGTTGACCCGCGCCGCGCGCGCGGTTTTCGAAGCGTGGCTGGATGGCTGCGAGGCCGGCGAGTGA